CGGCACGAGACTGCACCACCAGTACGGTGAGCACGATAGCCGCGCACGACGCGGGCCGAGGAGTGCGTCATGTAGAGTGCGTAATGTATAATCGCTCGTGTGTGTGCAGAGTTGGTGGAGGCGTGCGCGCTGGTGGGCGTGGACGCCGACGAGCTGGCGGCCGCGCTCGGCGCCTGCGCGCCCGACGCGGACGCGCCGCTGGACGCGGGTGAGTGGCGGGCGGGGTGGGGGACGGGGAGGAGTGAGGCGAGCGCGGAGTGACGGGCGCGTGTTGCAGAGAGCTCGGAGGGCTCGGAGGAGACGGCGGGCGCGTGCGGCTCGCCGGAGGGCGCGGCGGGCGAGTGGGCGGGCGCGCTGCGGGACCGGCTGGTGGGCGTGCTGTACTCGCGCCTGTTCACGTGGCTCATCAACAACGTGAACGCGGCGCTGCGGCCCCGCGCGGCCGGCAAGCGCTGCGCGCTGGCCGTGCTGGACGTTTACGGCTTCGAGTCGCTGGCGCACAACGGGCTGGAGCGCCTGCTCATCAACTACGCGGCCGAGCGCGTGCAGGCGGCCGTGACGGGCGCCACGCTGCGCCGCGAGCAGGACGAGTACGCGCGCGAGGGGCTCGCGTGGCGCCCGCTGCCCTTCGCCGAGCACGAGCCGCACGCCGAGCTGCTGGACGCGGGGCCCGACAGCGTGCTGGGCGTGCTGCGCGACTGCTCGCTGCGCGCCGCGCCCGACGCCGCCTTCCTGCAGCGCCTGCAGCGGCGCCGCCACCCGCGCCTGCTGGTGCTGCCGCCCGACCACTTCCAGTGAGTCCCGTCTCCGCTCGGGAGAACGATATCGCGCACGGAGCGCGTTCGAGCGGCTCCGCTGATGCGTGCGCGCGTGTCGCAGGGTGGTGCACTTCGGCGGCGCCGTGGTGTACAGCGCGCGCGGCATCGTGGCCAAGAACCGCGACGCCGTGTGCCGGCGCTGCTGCGGCGTGCTGGGCGCGGCGCGGGAGCCGCTGCTGGCGGCGCTGttcgcgggcgcggcggcgggcgcgggcgcgggctcCCCGCGGCGGCCGGCGGCGCTGGGCTGCCGCCAGCGGGCGCTGGTGGGCGCGCTGGTGCGGCGCctgccgcccgcgccgcgcctgGTCCGCTGCCTGCGCCCCGACGCCGCGCTGCGCCCGCACCGCTTCGACGCCGCGCTGCTGCGCCACCAGATCCGCTCGCAGGGGTGAGGCATCGATATTATACGGATCGATTTATCCGCGTACCGAACGGACTTTCgtgtttgtattattatttcgaGAGAGTAAAATTCATCGAGACGTTCATCGAGTCGTCATTCGGAACTTAAGACGACATTCTATAGTTCGATCTATATAACGCCGGACAAAAGGGCATTCGACCGACCTCGACGACGTCGATTCTTCCCTTGTATCGAGTGTCTTTTCTAGTATAAACTTTGCAATTCAATTCAGTCCAATTTATTAGAATGCTTAATTCGATTAAATAGCACCGATGAAGTTAGGAAGCTAGAATATAAttctgttaaaattaaaatatgttagatTTATAAGAAAACAAATCAAAACCAGGAACTCATCACGTTATTTCCTTCTCATTAACgactaaaatattgaataatcaTGATTTATTCTATcaatgtgatatattttttacttaaaaaaatgtaatactaaaataaaaattttaaatctttaaaatatcttctctctatcgactaccgaatcGAGTGCATCAATTACGGTAAACGGGCGTCGACGTCTTTTCGTTCGACTTTATATCGAATAGAGTACGACGAAACGTCCGAGGTCCCGCGGTCGCTGCAGTGGGCGCTCCCCGCAGGATCATGGACATGGCGCTGCTGCGGCGCAGCGGGTGGTGCGAGTCCATGTGCGCGCGCGGCGTGCTGGCGCGCTACGGGCTGCtggcgccgcgcgccgcgcccgccgcctcgCCCGGGCCCGCGCCGCGCGACGAGCCCgtgcgcgccgcccgcgcgctgCTGCGCGCGCTGCCCATCCCCAGCGCCGAGTTCGCGTACGGCCGCACGCGCGTGTTCGTGCGCAGCCCGCGCACCGTGTGGGAGCTGGAGGCGCTGCGGGCCGCGCGCGTCGAGGCGCTGGTCGTGGCCGCGCAGCGCGCCTGGCGGCGGCaccggcgccggcgccgcgcgCGCGCCCAGCGCGTCATCGCGCGCGCctggcgccgccgccgccgcgccgcgccgccgcccgccgcgccgcccgcccggcGCCAGCGCGCCGCGCGCGTGCTGTGGCGCGCGTGGTGCcaggcggcgcggcgccgcTACCTGCTGCGCCTGTGGCGCCGCCTGCCGGCGCGGCACCTGTCGCCGGCGTGCGGCGCGTGGCCGGCGTGCGGCGCGCCGCGGCTGCTGGGCCGCGCGGACGCGCTGCTGCGGCGCCTGCACCACGCGTGGCGCTGCCGCCTGTACCGCGCCGCCTTCGACCAGACGGCGCGCAACCGCATGCGCGAGAAGGTGACGGCGAGCGTGCTGTTCAAGGAGCGCAAGCTGAACTACGCGCGCAGCGTGGCGCACCCGTTCGTGGGCGACTACGTGCGCCTGCGCGCGTCGGCGGCGTGGCGGCGCGGGCTGGGCGCGGCGGGCGACCGCTACGTGGTGTTCGCGGACGTGGTGGGCAAGGTGGCGCGCTCCACGGGCCGCGTGGCGCGCTGCCTGGTGGTGGTGTCGACGGGCGCGCTGCTGCTGCTGGAGGCGCGCTCGCTGCGCCTCAAGCGCCGCGTGCCCGCGCACGCCGTGTGGCGCCTGTCGCTGTCGCCCTACGCCGACGACCTGCTGGTGGTGCACGTGCGCGCGGTGAGTGTCGCCCTGTTGTGTCGTCGCGTCGTCGTATCGCGTCACGTTAACGTCACGTTCGGTTGCAGTGCGGCGGGCTGGAGAGCTCCACGGAGGAGTTGTCGCAGTGCTCGTCGCGCGACACGGCCGACGCACCCGGCTGTCTGTTCGGGGTCAGTATCTGTCGACTTTGTGGCGGTCGTCGACTTTAATGAATGTACGTCGAAATTTGATGACGATATTGCGATCACACCGACGCGCGTCGTTCGCTCGATTGTCGAAATCGTAATCGattaattcattatatttattaagtgcAGACTGTATGACGCTACTACGTACAGACATTAGAGAGACGAATGGCCAAAGTCAACTCTTATCTCCGCACTCACGACTATATACGATATAATGAATAGCGAACGATTTGACGCTATTATTTAAGTAGTCTCGATTTTTGATAAATACCAGCACCCGCGCTTCTCCGTTTGTAAGCATATACCTGAACAGTAAACCTCCACAAGGAGGTGAAACCACCATTTTCCTCCCTCAGACGTGGTTTCATTACAACCGCGAGTGCGGCGTTCTCTCCCACTTAACGGGACCGAGGCCACGTactgagtgtgtgtgtgtgtgtgtgcgtgtcgCAGGGCGAGGGCGcgtggcggcggcgcggcgacGTGGTGGTGCGCACGTGCCACGTGCTGGAGCTGGCCACCAAGCTGTTCCTGGTGGTGCAGAACGCCGTGGGCGCGCCGCCGCACGTCAACATCGCCACCGAGTGAGTATCCGCCGGCGAGGCGCCCGACCCGCCGCTCGCCGACACTGACCCGACGCTGTCGACAGGTTCGAGGCCAACTTCGGGCAGCAGCTGGTGACGCTGTCGTTCCACGCGGTGGGCGGCGgcgaggcgggcgcggcgcggctgCTGCGCCGCGGCAGTCGCATGGACGTGCTCGTGTGAGACATATCGCCTCCGCCCGACCCCCCCTACTGATAATAATCTTACTTTAAACCTAGCGATGAGTCGGAGCGGCCGCCGAGCGAGAGCGCCGAGCGAGCGTCGACGTATCGCGAGTAGCGGCTCTTTACTATTTAGTACAAAGCGAGTATTATGAAACACTACTGACCGTCGACGAAACGTTATAGTTGTAAGTTAGCCGTAAGCGGACGAGAGCCGACGAGAGCGGACGACAGCGCGACATGTTGATGTTGTACACCGAGGTGTTCTTAACTGTACTAGCATAACCCCGACTCTAGGATCTTATGATACACGTATGTTAGTGAGATCGACTCGCGCGTAGCTAGCGTAAAGCGCCTAGTCGTAAGTGAGACCACCACCTCGCTTCACCTCGCTTCACCTCGCTACACCTCGCTACACCTCATCATTTGTGATTGACCCGCAGGACAGGTGTAATTTGGGAAAATCAATCAGTTATTTCTGAAGCCTATGTTTCATCCCGGGACTTCAGCTCCCGCGACTCCATGTTCGCAAATTAAATTGATTCAAGTTTAAAAAGAACTGCCATTGAAACTTGTCCCCCATATTTTAACCTAGAAGTGATTGTCTCAACTCAATTCTACACGTTATCTTCTATTTTTACGCTACGTTATTTTTAATCCCTTGGgtgatgtttttatataaataccagAACACGTTATAATTTGTTTCCAATTAAAGAGCGACATACAATTTTACGTTCacctacataatatcacgtctgttatagtTGAAGGTAGGAGGtagaaaaaatcataaattgGAAAAGACCAATATTGTACTTTACTCTCCCGAGAACGGAACCcgaaacctcatgatcagccTTTGGATGCACTACCGGCTGCGTCACAGAGGCagtaattatcaaaaaaaaactGCCTTCTaatttttacaatgttttttttttaccttacaCAGACACCCCCCCCCTCCCCTTTTCCGTTAGGGGAATGAATTGCCAGAAACACTGTAATAcgtattaattttaaagcatttaCCTAAACAGAAAATTACACGTTTCTAACTTCGGAAATTACAAACTTAAGCTATTCGAACTCCTTAGGGAGCGAATTTTCGAAAATATTGCTTTGTTCTAACTTACACTATAATAAGAAACGTGGTGCTAATATCTGATTTGTAATCAGACTAGCTTTTGCTATGCGTTGATATGTCAGCCATTCAATCAGTATTCTCtgttatatatacatatacctacgttatacaaactaataattatGGGCCATGGGGGACAACCATTTTATATATTGAAGATATCTAAATTTCCTAATAGGAAACACCTTCATTCCTACAATGAAATATGTACAGTCCGTTCAAAGAATACTCCATAAACGGGTGTgtgttcaggatgcttagagaataaacatactaaaaatccccgcctctagggggggcgccggaatggggggagggggttaaagttctcattttatagtttttcactaatatctttaaaacggttcgtcgtaGAGAAAGAGTGTCTACTACctaatgaaagatgataaaattgtctacaacttttgttatacaCACTTTATCGTGTAAAAAAAAGGAAAGTTTTGTTTCAGTGAATTtctttaatattgaaaa
This DNA window, taken from Anticarsia gemmatalis isolate Benzon Research Colony breed Stoneville strain chromosome 11, ilAntGemm2 primary, whole genome shotgun sequence, encodes the following:
- the LOC142976826 gene encoding unconventional myosin-Ia-like, which encodes MAEPEGVGQPDAVLLAPLTEDTFLHNLHVRYKHDIIYTYVGNALVSVNPCRALPLYSAELVRAYLARPPYQLPPHLYAITATAYRWVRDRNESQCIVITGESGAGKTEAARVCLQCLVLAGERGAAGAGAGAALTAAGTLLEAFGNAATARNHNASRFGKLLEIEFDFKGEPVGGHITHYLLEKERVCGVLEGERNFHVLYQLLAGADVHMLSESRVVRAARVRLDTYDNTPRCVAERLRLQRSWEHYRMLRGGAEGGGAGPGAAAAGSSPRRAPPAAAPAPRAAQQDRDHFAFTTAAMRALGFGSGECDAVLRLLAFMLKLGNVEFEPQHNIDGSIGTRLHHQYELVEACALVGVDADELAAALGACAPDADAPLDAESSEGSEETAGACGSPEGAAGEWAGALRDRLVGVLYSRLFTWLINNVNAALRPRAAGKRCALAVLDVYGFESLAHNGLERLLINYAAERVQAAVTGATLRREQDEYAREGLAWRPLPFAEHEPHAELLDAGPDSVLGVLRDCSLRAAPDAAFLQRLQRRRHPRLLVLPPDHFQVVHFGGAVVYSARGIVAKNRDAVCRRCCGVLGAAREPLLAALFAGAAAGAGAGSPRRPAALGCRQRALVGALVRRLPPAPRLVRCLRPDAALRPHRFDAALLRHQIRSQGSPMKVRRNVRGPAVAAVGAPRRIMDMALLRRSGWCESMCARGVLARYGLLAPRAAPAASPGPAPRDEPVRAARALLRALPIPSAEFAYGRTRVFVRSPRTVWELEALRAARVEALVVAAQRAWRRHRRRRRARAQRAARRRYLLRLWRRLPARHLSPACGAWPACGAPRLLGRADALLRRLHHAWRCRLYRAAFDQTARNRMREKVTASVLFKERKLNYARSVAHPFVGDYVRLRASAAWRRGLGAAGDRYVVFADVVGKVARSTGRVARCLVVVSTGALLLLEARSLRLKRRVPAHAVWRLSLSPYADDLLVVHVRACGGLESSTEELSQCSSRDTADAPGCLFGGEGAWRRRGDVVVRTCHVLELATKLFLVVQNAVGAPPHVNIATEFEANFGQQLVTLSFHAVGGGEAGAARLLRRGSRMDVLV